In one Lolium rigidum isolate FL_2022 chromosome 3, APGP_CSIRO_Lrig_0.1, whole genome shotgun sequence genomic region, the following are encoded:
- the LOC124694369 gene encoding strigolactone esterase D14-like encodes MVGAPPPSGAKLLEILNVRVVGSGERVVVLSHGFGTDQSAWSRMLPYLTRDHRVVLYDLVCAGSVNPDHFDFGRYNNGLDAYVDDLLSILDALSITRCALVGHSVSAMIAILASICRPELFARLVLIGCSPCFLNDGDYHGGFEVEEVQEVFDAMTANYSAWATGYAPLAVGADVPEAVQEFSRTLFNIRPDISLHVCQSVFRTDLRGVLGMVKAPCVVVQTARDISIPAIVAAYLKAHLGGHTTVELLPTEGHLPHLSAPSLLAPVLRRALARH; translated from the coding sequence ATGGTAGGAGCGCCGCCACCGAGCGGTGCCAAGCTGCTGGAGATCCTGAACGTGCGGGTCGTGGGCAGCGGCGAGCGGGTGGTGGTGCTGTCGCACGGCTTCGGCACCGACCAGTCGGCGTGGAGCCGGATGCTGCCGTACCTCACCCGCGACCACCGCGTGGTGCTCTACGACCTGGTCTGCGCCGGCAGCGTCAACCCGGACCATTTCGACTTCGGCCGCTACAACAACGGCCTGGACGCCTACGTTGACGACCTGCTCTCCATCCTGGACGCGCTCAGCATCACGCGCTGCGCCCTGGTGGGCCACTCCGTCTCCGCCATGATCGCCATCCTCGCCTCCATCTGCCGCCCCGAGCTCTTCGCCAGGCTCGTCCTCATCGGCTGCTCACCCTGCTTCCTCAACGACGGCGACTACCACGGCGGGTTCGAGGTGGAGGAGGTCCAGGAGGTGTTCGACGCGATGACGGCCAACTACTCGGCGTGGGCGACGGGGTACGCGCCGCTGGCGGTGGGCGCAGACGTGCCGGAGGCCGTGCAGGAGTTCAGCCGCACGCTATTCAACATACGCCCCGACATCTCCCTGCACGTCTGCCAGAGCGTGTTCAGGACCGACCTCCGTGGCGTGCTGGGCATGGTGAAGGCGCCCTGCGTCGTCGTGCAGACCGCCCGTGACATCTCCATCCCGGCCATCGTCGCCGCCTACCTCAAGGCCCACCTCGGCGGACATACCACCGTCGAGCTACTGCCCACGGAGGGCCACCTGCCTCACCTCAGCGCCCCCAGCCTCCTCGCCCCGGTGCTCCGTCGCGCGCTCGCCCGCCACTAG